Part of the Mauremys mutica isolate MM-2020 ecotype Southern chromosome 1, ASM2049712v1, whole genome shotgun sequence genome is shown below.
CAGAGGTTAAATCCTCAAAGGAAAGGATGTGATTACCATGATCCAGGCCATGTTCTCTTTGAGAAATGTCTAATATGGACCCAGAAACCCAGGTGTCCGGCATAGAAATAGTTACACTTATTCCAGTTGGTGTTTTTCAGACAAAGTCATTGAGAGGGGCTCAAAGGGGCCAGTTGGGAGGGAAGTTTACTGCTAGCGGAGAAGAGGCATAGAAAGAGAAACTAGGAACAAATACATGACCACACACATAGAGTCTAAGTCCATTCCTCCTCTCTGTCTTGGGCCCAATGCAGACCTCAGTACAATTGTAACCGAGCTTTGAAGCCTTTCTTGCATTGGCAATTGAACCTTCTTTTTATTCTAGTCCCTGTTGTGTGTTTCAGGTTTATCTCCATCCCAGaaagatgactttctccagcctgTGCTATCCAGAATGCGGGGTGGCCCGGCCTAGTCCAGTTACTGGCAGCGCCAACGAGCCGTGCGTTAGGCAGTGCCCTGACTCCGAAGTGGTGATCAGACCCTCACCGGTTGTTGTGACCCTTCCAGGACCAATTCTCAGCAATTTCCCTCAGCAGAGCGAAGTAGCAGCCGTAGGAGCACCTGTGGTCGGAGCCGGTTTTGGAGGCTCATTTGGTTTGGGAGGATTGTACGGCTATGGAGGCCATTACGGAGGATTGTATGGTTTAGGGAGATTAGGTGGTTACGGGGGCCATTACGGTTATGGGGGATTATTGGGCTACGGGGGACACTGCGGTTACCCAGGTCTTTACGGTTACAGGGGATTATTGGGCCATGGGGGATACTATGGTTACCCGGGCCTTtatggttatgggggattatgtGGTTCCGGGGTATCTTGCCATAGGTACCTCAGTGGAAGCTTTGGGCCATGTTAAACCTGCCAGGAATATTCGTGGAAGAAGGaagaaccaggaaatgaacagCCAGATACAGATTCACCCCTGAGCTTTTGGGCatggctttcagaagtgctgggcaaacagggctccagctgaactcagtgggagttgtgtgtgctcagcaccttgggctGATAGCCATGCTGCATTTCTAATGTTACGCTTTATGACTCTTTCTGCCAAGACTTCCCCACCGGTGTGCTGATTCTCGCTTTCACATGTGGACTCAATCTGAATTACACACGGGTTGTTTCTCCAAAGCAAACAGAACATGAAATGCGCCCCACTGAGGCGTGTAGCCGGTCGTAGCCCTTTCTGAAACACTGGAAATACATTCTTTCTGCTTTGTAGTATTTCTTTCTGTAACTTTGTACTGCCAATTTCATTTGCATTAAAAACTCTGCTGCATCATAATATTGGTCTTCTGGTTCTCTTTGTTCCTCCCTGCTTGCTTAAAAATTGCGTTGGATGAAATTGCTTCCTGCAGAGCCAGAAGCACCGGACACTTCTCCAGTTGCAAATTTTGAAGTTCTGGAGTGATAGGACAATATGGCCCTTGGAGAGACTGATAGCATTGTGCCAGCTGTGAGTACCAGGGTGGAGTTCCTCCTTGCATAACCTGTTTTAGCAAAGCGTCTtttcctgcaaagacttaaacACATTATCACTTTAAGAATATAAGTTTTCCTTTGATTTCAAGAAGACCAATCATCACATGGTTTGCGGTAAAAGTCAGCGTGAATCTTTGCAGGACAGTGACCCAGGTCTTCCTAGGTTTTCCTAGGGTTTTGTAAGGAAAATAAAAGTGGCCACCAGATCACATAGTTAATGTCCTGCCCCATTTGGGGCCCTATTCGAGCACCTCCTCttcacctgaggccccgcccccctggccAAGCAAAAGCTAGACCCAGgttggggagcccaggcccctaCATTTGCTGGGACTGAGGGTccccagagcagcccctggctcctGGGCCCCCGACACATGGCAGGTGGATGGTCCGCggttccccacagctgcctgtgcaGCTCTTATCCTGAGGCAGATCCCACTTGCAGTCTAGACTGAGGGCAGAGTCTCAGGGGTATGAGGATGGGtagggggccgggccgggacaAAAAGTGGACCACAACCCATACTGGTTCCTGCCCCCCCACGTTTCGTACCAGAGGTCTTCTCACATCGTAGGCCCTAGCCCCAGACGCCGCTTGAGTGTGGAGTGTGATAAGTTCTGTCCTGCTCCCACCTTCTGCCTTTGGGGCAGGAAGTTTGTCTATACACAGAGGCAGGGTGACTAAGAGAACAAAAGGTTTgtcattaaataaaattaaggctcattagatgatcctgaaaCCATTGCCAGGGAATCCAGTAGAAAGACAGGAAACCAAAGgttggaataaatggtccattttcagaatggagagaagtaaatagtggtgtctcctgCTGGCCTGTATAGGGACCAGCatttttcaacatattcataaatgatctagaaaaaagggtaaagagtgaggtagcataatttgtagatgatacaaagttactcaagatactgaagtccaaagctgactgcagaggaggctctcaaaactgggtgacttggcaacaaaatggcagatgaaattcaatgttaaatgcaaagtaacacagatggcaaaatataatcccaagtATACacagaaaatgatggggtctaaattagctgttacccatcaagaaagagatcttggagtcatttgcaCTACTCTGCATGCACTATGCTTCCAGAGTACTGCAAATTTATAGGAATCCTTCTCACTGTGTCAATATCATCCTGAACTGTGGAACGCtcattctccagcttcagaaGACTTACAAATTATCTCCAGTTATCAATGGGACAGACGCAACTGAGCAATGCAGCTGTCCTTAACGTGCATTAAGAACTACATGTAAAGAAGATGGctgacagtttcatccagaaagctacagtgTGACATAATGTGTTTAAACTGGGTTGTTAGTGAAGACAGTCTGTAGGTGATTGCCATGATTTTAATATACTGCAattcatgataatgtaattatgtagttcataacaatgttataattattaaaatagtaaagataCTAAATAGTAAAGATACGATAGACACATATTCAATAATTAGAATATGAACAAAGCGTATAAATATACTTTTTGCGTTAAGAGTCTGTGAGAGTCTTTCCAGGACAGCGCCCCAGATTTTCGTAAGGAAAAGAAAAGTGGCCACCAGATCACATACTTAATGCAATGTTAACTGTGTCGGATTCTTCCTAATAGTGGGAGGGccacaaggccccaccccctccgtggacccactcctgcccctcctcttcccccaaagccccgcctCCTTGGCCATACCAAAGCTagagccaggctggggagcccaggcccctctatctgctggggtggagggaccctggagcagcccccggcccatgTCCCTGGCTCCTTGGCCCCCTACACATGGCTGGTGGATCATCCATGGTTCCCCACAGATGCCTGTGCAGCTCTTACCCTGAAGCGACTCCCACTTCCAGTCTAGACTGAGGGCGGAATCTTGTGGgtgagaggaggggcaggggccgggccgggacaAAAAGTGGACCACAACCCATAGTGgttcctgcctccccccaccctctgtgttTTGTACCAGAGGTCTTCTCATATCGCAGGCCCTAGCCCCAGACAGAGCTGGATGGTGGCATGTGAGAAGgtctgtgctgctcccagcttctgcccttgggacagggagtttgtttataaacagaggcaggatGATTAATataacaaaaggcttgtcattaaattaaacTAAGGATcattatatcagaggggtagcggtgttagtctgtatccacaaaaacaacaaggagtctggtggcaccttaaagactaacagatttatttgggcataaggtttctTGGGTCAAAAGCTCATtgcttcagatgcatggagtgaaaattacagattcaggcataaatatatattggcacatgaagagaaaggagtaACCTTACAAGAGGAGAACCAGTGCTGAAGcccaatttagtcagggtggatgtagttcactcccaataattgatgaggaggtgtcaataccaagagagggaaaattgcttttgtagtgagccagccactcccagtccctattcaagacCAGActgatggtgttaagttttcaaatgaattgcagctcagtagtttctctttgaagtctgtttttgaagttttgttgttgaagaatggttacctttaagtctgttattgagagtccaggaagactgaagtgttctcctactggcttttgtatgttaccattcctgatgtctgatttgtgtcccttTATCCTTTTACATACAGGGACTACACTAGTTTCCTTGTTAGGATGTAACctctatgcagggccggctccaggcaccatctgatcaagtaggtgcttggggcggcaactcgggagtggggcggcactttcagggatttggcggcaattccgtggagggcccctcactcccgctcggagcgaaggacctcccgctgaattgccgcagattgtgattgcggcttttttatttttttggctgcttggggcggcaaagcccctggagccggccctgcctctatgTGAGCGGGGGATGGTACCACTATCGTGAGGAACATTCATGGCTTATACACTCCCACAGTGGAATTGGCTAGCCAAGAATCTGAGTCCTCaatcccactccctttacccagaggctgcctgatgtcgagggctccccttccactctcctgtgtggcagtgTCCTCCTAatcccaacaaggctgggcccaggattcctggaggACTCGACCCGCAGTCTTGTCATGGACACTTAGGACAGGGGTAGGGTGTCCTCACAGCTGGCGCTCTCTTCACACCGGATCCTTcgctgacccactgatcattgcaTAGAGTTCAAAGCaaaaacaatttattaaacagcagctaataaataaataaggaataAAACAGACAAGTTAAAGGAACAAGTTAACCCACCCTGTGGGCTGAGGGACACCACACACAGCCGTCTCTGGAGTGTatgggcagttcacagtctgttcctcacatgcgccaggcctcctgcccagtccctggctgtgctgcagggacgctgcgggttggacacttgctctggcggttcCCACACCCCCTCAGggtctaggtggcaggacccttcttcccagcatcaggcTGCTGCCAGGGTTCTGATCCCCCTCGgtctggcctgcaagatctcttgGCTGGtggcatctccctgtgctgcaccctctgcccagggtcccccccactctccccagctggtcactgcacctggctccagacggctccagccccagccccagctccactctgcctcagcatggctgcggctctgcctccagctcagctctggctgctgctctcgCCTTAGCTGGGCCTCCTGCTcaggcagctccagctcacacggaggacgggaccctgCATTCCTGACTCTCTCATTGGGCTGTCTGCCCTGTCAGTCAGGCTGACCTTCAGTGTTGCGCTCTCGccattgcccctggggatggTCAGTCTCAAGATCCTGATTTCTCATTGGCCCTTCTCCTTTCTTTTGATATTTGTAGAGAGCCATGAAAAAAACCCACGGAactttagtaaggggccaacagtcccctgaCATCTACTGACAGACACACGAGTTCAGTCCAGTATCGCAAGACAATGCTTTGGTTTGTAAACCTCAGCGAGTTGCCAACACTTGCTGATGAATAAAGAAAAatggttttttaaatcaaaacaaaacacaaaccctCAGTTCctcccctggtgtaaatctgctttgatccactggctTCACTGCAGCTATAGTAAATTaaaccagatgaggatctgcacCTAGATTTACTTTTGAACGTGAGAATGTAGCAATTCCCATGCTGGAAGAGACAAGTGGCCCATCGAATTCAGTATCCTGTTGCAATGAGTGTCACTCACCGGCTGCTTTAGAAGAAAGCAGAAGAACAATGAATTAGCCCTGGATGGAGGAAACTTAGGGAATTTCTTCCTAAACCCTAAATCAAAAATTAGGGGTGAGTTTTTTTTGGAGAtcactgtcataggtttattccccactttgaactttagtgttcacaagatggggacctgcatggattcctctaaactaaaatcctagtttagatctggttcttgctgccaccagtcaagttttaagtgtctgacacactccctgttcccccaaaactctccctggggaacacagattcaaacttgaatctcaacacaaagggaaacaacccatttcccccctcccctctcctagtgcttaggagagatacctggattcaaattccttgaatcaaacaaagagggatttcctatcccccttcccttcccatagtccttgggaaaaataccttgattcaaactccttgaatcaaacaaagagggattcactttttccccctccccttcccctgaaaatccaaacaagggaagaaatcaatcaagttctaaaaagaaaagattttattaaaaagaaagaaagaaagtaccctatctctgtaataccaggatggaaaaatacagggtctaacttataaacctggagaggctctccccccaccctcctttctcagaataatcaaagtaacagcaaacagaaataaagatatttcttcagcaaacacacaattgcaaatgtagaaatcaaattataagactagtccgcctttctaatactcactagactgaatagaagaaaatacttcaggaaacttggagaacttgaagaatatgtctggcctctcttagatccaaaaagagaacgacaatccaaacaaaggacacagacaaaaccttccctccacagagattgaaattatcttgtcccttgattggtcctctggtcaggtgttcatcaggttactgagcttgttaaccctttacaggtaaaagagaccttaacccttactaTCAGTTTATGACAATCACTAACGGATTTGATTGCCCAAGTTCCAACCAAAATCAACAGGCTGTAGTGTGCCAATTACTGTACATGTCTTGCTCTGAAAATCCAGGCCTTAACTTCTAAGCCATGAAGAAACCAATGCCTGCAACTCAAtaagagaaaaaaattgaaaaaacccTAAACCCTTCCCATTGTTATGAATCACAGAGTGTCTGTGCAAGATTCGGTCCTAAATTAAAAGGTTCACTAGCACATTGTCTGAATACTTAGGGAGAGAGCGACTTGAACAGGACTTCTCAAGTTCACATTGGAGAACTAGATAAAGCTGTTTGAAGACCCCTGAGTCACGAGTGTTTTTAGACAGTTTTTTAGGCTGCTGGAGTTGTTGAGAGGCCCTTTGTTCCTGAAGGCCCAATTAGTTAAAAATCTAACTTTGAGTAACTCCTTAAACTGATGtgatttttccctctctctttttgAGGATCATTTTCTTCCTAACAGCAGGTGGTATGAGGGATACATTACACCCTTCATCTCCCTTTCCTCTGAAAATGTTATGGACCAGCTACATTCATGGGATCATTCTACTGACTTCATTTCTCTTGGGTGCTCATGGGTGGAGATGCAGTGCCTGATGTTTCCCATTGGTTTCACTATATGTTGGATCTGAGCACCAGGGGGTAGAGGAGCTGAatatgcagagagagagacattcaCAACCAGGTTTCTCTAAGCCGGGCTAGATAAAGTGCATTCCTTCAATTTGAAGTTGATGGAACTATTCCCTTATACACTGTTTCAGTATCTACCCTTAAACgccaaaatatatataaaagggAATTGCAAAGGTACATGGAACGAAAATCAAAGAGCCCCAATTTCAAAGGCTAGGAATCACAAATTTAACACTGGAGTGACACCTGAGACCTTGACATATATTTCTAAAGGAATCTAATCTTCAGTGTTGGAACATCTAATCCCAGGAAAAAGTGTTTATTACTTTAGTAATTCATCTCTTGGGCTGTATTACACTTGATgagtgtttgtgaagtgctttgaaatgctGAGATCAGAGGAAGCCTCAGACCATCCACTCTGAAAGTTACAATTATACCTGTTTGCCATGGAGGTAAAGGGAGGCACATTCAGGTGAAGGTCAGACAGGGAGCGACTGGCAGAATCAGAAATAAACCCCAGTAGTTGGGTCTGCTCATGCCAAACACTAACCTGTTCCCTGAACCCTACTGGGTATTTACCATTCACGGCCTCCAGATACATCAGTAACCTGAGAGTAACTCTTAGAGAGGCTCATtgtggaatttttaaattttgttttgatgATTTTGAGGGGAACTTTTGGGTGAAACATATTCTCATCTAAGTGTGAACAACGATCAACCATTGAGAGTCTTGCAATGCGCCTTTACTCCCTTTATTTGTAGTTGTTGTCTCAGTAGTGGGTATTTACCTTTGAGAAAAATTAAATTCTCTTGTACCAAAATTAGCCAG
Proteins encoded:
- the LOC123356661 gene encoding claw keratin-like yields the protein MTFSSLCYPECGVARPSPVTGSANEPCVRQCPDSEVVIRPSPVVVTLPGPILSNFPQQSEVAAVGAPVVGAGFGGSFGLGGLYGYGGHYGGLYGLGRLGGYGGHYGYGGLLGYGGHCGYPGLYGYRGLLGHGGYYGYPGLYGYGGLCGSGVSCHRYLSGSFGPC